In the Gemmatimonadaceae bacterium genome, one interval contains:
- a CDS encoding MBL fold metallo-hydrolase, with amino-acid sequence MTAFPLPFTGLTFRICMMSLIPRTRFRRVLLTITVVLLSIVIALVWSTRWLDTLGAAPKGERLARIQRSPNYRDGAFQNPDATRLTANGGTWQMLRRWLGGKEQRVPLRPVPILARTRADFDRPPSSGLRATWLGHSSVLVEIDGARILFDPVWARRASPSSLIGPTRFFAPPLALKDLPPLDAIITSHDHYDHLDRDVVRALAIDPAQSRARFVVPLGVGAHLGRWGVPAVRITELDWQESVTVGPLTLTATPARHFSGRGLFNRNHTLWASWSVKGPTHRVFHTGDTGPFAGFSDIGSQHGPFDLTLMKIGAYDDSWPDIHLNPEQAVEAHASLRGKVLLPFTGEHSTSPFTAGASRRIVSLPPALESLLSLRPQPRSALGGDDSERCPHASRGLILLYAQYQSPRTARPRYPRDHAGNPQWIRVAGTRLSRQEMLDYCAEHGITSDIEMVDIASINEAYERMLKSDVRYRFVIDMASLA; translated from the coding sequence ATGACCGCGTTTCCGCTCCCCTTCACGGGCCTGACATTCCGGATTTGCATGATGTCGCTGATTCCCCGGACCCGGTTTCGCCGCGTGCTTCTCACGATAACCGTTGTCCTTCTTTCAATCGTCATTGCCCTTGTCTGGTCAACACGTTGGCTGGACACTCTCGGCGCGGCGCCAAAAGGAGAGCGACTCGCCCGGATCCAGCGCTCGCCAAACTACCGCGACGGCGCGTTTCAGAATCCGGATGCCACCCGCCTGACGGCAAACGGCGGTACGTGGCAGATGCTCCGCCGCTGGCTCGGCGGCAAGGAGCAGCGCGTTCCGTTACGGCCGGTGCCCATCCTCGCAAGAACGCGCGCTGATTTCGACCGCCCACCGTCGTCGGGCCTGCGCGCAACATGGCTCGGCCACTCTTCGGTGCTCGTCGAGATCGACGGTGCACGAATATTGTTTGACCCCGTGTGGGCCCGCCGCGCATCGCCATCGTCGCTGATCGGGCCAACCCGTTTCTTCGCGCCGCCACTAGCGCTGAAAGATTTGCCGCCGCTCGACGCGATCATCACCTCGCATGATCATTACGATCACCTCGATCGCGATGTGGTTCGCGCGCTGGCGATAGATCCCGCACAATCGCGCGCGCGCTTCGTAGTGCCCCTGGGTGTTGGCGCACACCTGGGACGGTGGGGTGTGCCCGCTGTGCGAATCACGGAACTCGACTGGCAGGAATCCGTCACCGTCGGACCGCTCACACTCACAGCCACTCCTGCCCGACATTTCTCCGGTCGAGGATTGTTCAACCGCAATCACACCCTCTGGGCATCATGGTCGGTGAAAGGGCCAACGCACCGCGTTTTTCACACTGGCGATACCGGACCGTTTGCCGGATTCAGCGACATCGGATCGCAGCACGGGCCCTTCGACCTCACTCTCATGAAGATCGGCGCGTACGACGATTCGTGGCCGGATATCCACCTGAATCCCGAGCAGGCAGTCGAGGCACACGCCAGCCTTCGCGGCAAAGTTCTGCTCCCATTCACTGGGGAACATTCAACCTCGCCTTTCACCGCTGGAGCGAGCCGGCGGATCGTGTCGTTGCCGCCAGCCCTGGAGAGTCTGTTGAGCCTGCGACCCCAGCCCCGGTCAGCTCTTGGTGGCGATGATAGCGAGCGATGTCCGCATGCGTCACGTGGGCTAATCTTACTTTATGCACAGTACCAATCCCCGAGAACAGCCCGTCCACGATATCCCCGCGATCATGCGGGCAATCCTCAATGGATACGCGTTGCCGGTACGCGGCTATCACGCCAGGAGATGCTGGACTACTGCGCCGAACATGGCATCACATCCGACATCGAGATGGTTGACATTGCGTCGATCAACGAAGCCTACGAGCGGATGCTGAAGAGTGATGTGCGCTACCGGTTCGTGATCGACATGGCTTCACTCGCGTAG